Sequence from the Bacillota bacterium genome:
GGCGTCGGCCTGACCAACGCCCTGGCCGCCCCGAAATACGATTGGGTCAAGAGCCGACTGGAGCGGACGGGCGAGGGAGACCGAACCCGCCGAGGCCGAACCGGCACAGCTGCCGAGGAGACCACCCCCGGCCGACCGCTGTCCATCGAGCCGCGCAAGCGGGGGGCGCGCCTGGTCTTCGAGCACGCCGCCCTTGACATCAGCGTCCTTGCCCCGGACCTCTTCAGACTGTCCTGGGAACCGCGGTCGGACACGACCAGTGGGGCCGCGCCCGCCGCCGCGGCTACACCGCCGCTGCCCTACGCCCTGGCCAGGGACGACCGCGACTGGCCGGCGGCGACCTTCGCCGTCGAGGCCGATGAGGGTTCCTGGCGAGTGGGCACCGACCAGGCGGCCATCCGCGTCGACCGGCCGAGCGGTGTGGTCGAGTTGCTCGACCCCAGTGGCCGAGTGCTCCGTCGGGAGCAACCGCCGCGCTGGTCCGGGGCGGTCGTGACCCATCAGTGTGGGCTTCACCCCGGGGCGAGGCTCTATGGTCTCGGCGAGAAGGCGGCCCCGTTGGACCTGAGGGGCGGCGCCTATCGGCTCTGGAACCGCGACCCGGGAGGAGCCTATGGGCCCGGGAAGGACCCTATCTACATGGGCATCCCGGTCTACACGGCCCTCCATTCAGCCGGGGCCTACCTCGTCTTCTATGAGAACCACTGGCCGGCGGTCTTCGACCTCGGCCGCACCCAGCCTGACCTGGCCGACCACGCCTTCGAGGGCGGCGCCCTGGTCCACTACCTGATCCCCGGGCCCGCCGCGCGGGCCATCGAGCGGTACACCGAGTTGACCGGCAGGGCCCCCCTGCCGCCCCTCTGGGCCCTCGGCTACCACCAGTCCCGCTGGTCCTACTATCCGGCCGAGCGGGTCCGCCGCCTGGCCGCCGACTTCGAGCGATACGACGTTCCGGTGGACGCCATTCATCTGGACATCGACTACATGGATGGGTTCCGGGTCTTCACCTGGGACCACCGCCGCTTCCCTGACCTGCCCGGCCTGGCCGAGGAGCTGAGGGGGAAGGGCATCAACCTGGTGGCCATCCTCGACCCAGGAGTCAAGCGTGATCCGGGCTACGAGGTCTACCGTCAAGGTTTGGCCGGCGGCCGGTTCATCCGCCGACCGAGTGGCGCCGACCGCGCCGATGCCCCCGTCCTCGCCCCGGTCTGGCCGGGCTGGTGCGCCTTCCCCGACTTCACCGACCCCGCCGTCCGCGAATGGTGGGGCGAGCACTACCCGACCCTTCTCGAGGCCGGGATCGCCGGCTTCTGGCACGACATGAACGAGCCGGCGACCTTCGTCGCTGTTGGCGACCCGACCCTGCCGCACAGCGCCAGACACTCCATGGAGGGCCGGGGCGGGACTCATCGCGAGGCCCATAACGTCTATGGGTTGCTGATGAACCGGGCCGGCCACGAGGCTCTGCGCAAGCACCGGCCCGGCCGCCGCCCGTTCATCCTGAGCCGCTCCGGCTGGGC
This genomic interval carries:
- a CDS encoding TIM-barrel domain-containing protein yields the protein MGATNPLRMIIEAVRGVGLTNALAAPKYDWVKSRLERTGEGDRTRRGRTGTAAEETTPGRPLSIEPRKRGARLVFEHAALDISVLAPDLFRLSWEPRSDTTSGAAPAAAATPPLPYALARDDRDWPAATFAVEADEGSWRVGTDQAAIRVDRPSGVVELLDPSGRVLRREQPPRWSGAVVTHQCGLHPGARLYGLGEKAAPLDLRGGAYRLWNRDPGGAYGPGKDPIYMGIPVYTALHSAGAYLVFYENHWPAVFDLGRTQPDLADHAFEGGALVHYLIPGPAARAIERYTELTGRAPLPPLWALGYHQSRWSYYPAERVRRLAADFERYDVPVDAIHLDIDYMDGFRVFTWDHRRFPDLPGLAEELRGKGINLVAILDPGVKRDPGYEVYRQGLAGGRFIRRPSGADRADAPVLAPVWPGWCAFPDFTDPAVREWWGEHYPTLLEAGIAGFWHDMNEPATFVAVGDPTLPHSARHSMEGRGGTHREAHNVYGLLMNRAGHEALRKHRPGRRPFILSRSGWAGVQRYAWNWTGDVTSNWASLRQVVATVIGLGLSGQPFAGSDIGGFSGATTPELFTRWLQLGVFLPLCRAHTAKTTADQEPWSFGEPYLSINREFIRLRYSLLPYLYTAAWQAHERGWPMVRPVFWGMSAGSAERAAAAGVSAAAAGTTTAAEDLLAVDDAFLLGDHLLVAPVLDQGARSRDVVLPPGGWYDWWEGKLVSGPGQGAPGQGPARVAVEAPLERMPLFVRAGAVIPAEPPARNTAARRLDQLDLHVWVPAGGDQVASFLYADAGDGYGPSRLDRFVVAREPGRV